In Mucilaginibacter sp. KACC 22063, the genomic stretch TCGAAAATCTAACGAAAAGAAAGGTAATTGTACAGCCAAGCGGCATCAATGATCTGTATTTCGATCCTCGGGATGTAACGGTAAATGAAAAATTTACAGTAATTACGGTGGCTTACCTACGCAAGCAGAAAAATATACCTTTAATATTAGACATTGCAGCGAATCTTCCCGGTGTCGACTTCAATATAGCAGGAGAAGGCGAGGAGCAGCAACATATTTTGAATTTGATAGAGAACAATAAGCTTAGTAATGTGAAATTACTGGGTGCTAAATCACCGCAAGAGCTTACAAAGATATATCGTGAAAGTCATTGTTTTTTACTGACCTCTTTAGCCGAGGGTACGCCAACATCAGTTTTAGAAGCAATGGCTTGTAGCTTGCCAATAGTAGCATCTAATGCAGGAGGATTGAAAAGAGTTATAAGCAACAATATTAACGGATATGTAATTGATTCTTTTGACAAAGAACTATACATGGATGCTATAAGTAAGTTTAAATCAGACGAAACTTTCAGATTGGAAGTAAGTAAGAACAATACGATACTCGCACAAAATTACAAATGGCAACAAGTAGCCAGCAACATTACCAGGAAAACAGCTGAATTATTAAATGACAAAGCCTAAAGTATTACACATCAGCACAGGGCTTGACAGAGGGGGCGCTGAAAAAGTTATTTTAGATCTGAGTACCTATCTAATGCAGAACGATTTTGAAGTGCATGTTATAGGTCTTACCGATAAAGATAAATTTAAAGATGCGTTTGAACAGCAAGGTATTACCATAAATACCTTGAACATAACTAAGTCGCCTTTATCGCTAATTGAAGGTCTTTCAACTGCCCGTAAGTTTATTAAAAAGCATGATATTAAGCTGATACATGCGCATATGACGCATGCGCTGATTTTTGCGTCATTGCTAAAGCTTTTGCTGCCTTCCATAAACATTGTTTTCACTCCACATAGTTTCAATATAGGTTCAAGCCTGAGATTTGCTATTGTAAGGTTCTTAAAGCCCTTACGTAAAGCTGATATTCTGTTTTCAGCTAAAATGAAACGTTCTTGCTACAAAAAGCAATCTTATATAATACCTAATGGTATTGATACAGCAAAGTATGATGTATCATATCCAAAAAATCAACGTTTTACATTTGTTACCATAGGCCGTTTAGAGCGGGTAAAAAACCATTCGGCTTTAATTGAATGTGCCGCTATGCTTAAAGGTCAATTTGACTTTGAAATACAATTAGTTGGTGACGGTATTTTAAGAGAAGATTTGCAAAAAGCAGCACTTGATAAAGGAGTAGCGGATATTTTGAAATTTTGTGGCTATCAATCAAATGTAGCCGAAATATGTTCACGGGCCCATGTGTTTTTATTGCCATCATTATGGGAGGGGTTTCCTATATCCTTACTTGAGGCGGGAGCATCGGGTATCCCGGTATTAAGCACCCCGGTCGGAAGTATTCCTGAAGTGATCGGGAAAGAATACGGCTATCTTGCTGAGATTATTGATTTTCCTGTAGTAATGCATGAGATGTATAAAAATTACCAGGAAGCACTATCAAAAGCCGAATTATTTAGATCGGTAGTACAGCAAAAATATGATCTGAAAATTATTGGAAAGAGGCATACAAATATCTATTTACAACTAATACAGGGTCATGCATTGTTGTAACATAGTTAATACACAGTTAAACATATGTTAAATATGATAGTCCAATTGTGGTGTTTTACTATATTGCACAATTATTTTAATAACAATATTTAATAATTGTTGTTATAGATAAGCAATTTTAGCTCATACTAATCCAGGTGTTACAAAAAAAATTAAAAGTTTTTATAGTGGTCAATGTAGACTGGTTCTTCCTCTCTCATAGGCTTCCTATTGCTTTAGGGGCTAAAGAACAAGGTCATGATGTAACTATAATTGCTTTGGATACAGGGAAAGGCGAGGAGATTAAAAAGCATGGTTTAGGATTTATTAATGCACCGATATCCCGTTCGGGAACAAATGCAAAAGGCGAAGCTAAACTTTTATTCTTTTTATTTAAATTATACAGCCGTCACAAACCGGATATTATACACCACATTACTTTAAAACCGATAATATATGGCAGTTTAGCAGCCCGTATTGCCGGAATCAAAAATGTTGTTAACGCAGTCAGTGGATTAGGGTATACCTTTACCAATGACAGAAAGGGAATAGTAAAGCCTATACTTGACCTAATGTTGAAAGTAAGTTTGAAAAATAAAAACTTACATTTTATTTTTCAAAACAATGATGATCTCAATGTTTTTAAATCAAAAAATATTTTAAAAGATCCAGGCCATATTCATATTATAAAAGGCTCTGGTGTTGACCTTAAGCAATTCAACTACTCGCCTGAAAGTACTAATTCGCCAATCATTGTTTTGTTTCTGGCCCGTATGCTGTATGATAAGGGCTTAGTGGAATTTATTGAAGCAGCTAAACTTTTGAAAGATAAATACGCTGTTTACACAAGGTTTATTTTAGCAGGAGAAATAGATCATGACAATCCGGCGGGTATAAGTGAAGCGGCGTTAATGGATATGCTCGATCATGATTATATACACTGGGTTGGTTTTACTAATGATGTGAAGAGTTTAATTAAAGCCAGTAATATAGTTGTTCTGCCTTCATACCGGGAAGGATTACCTAAATCGTTAATCGAAGCCTGTGCTATTGGAAGGCCAATAGTAACAACAGATGCTCCCGGTTGCCGTGAATGTGTAATTGATAAATATAACGGCTACTTAGTACCAGTGAAAGATTCTGTAGTATTAGCTGAAAAGATTGAGATGCTGATCAGATCTAAAGATTTGCGTTTAATGATGGGGAAAAACTCCCGATCGTATGCCGAAGAAAATTTTTCTATTCATAAAGTGGTAAATGATACCATAAACATTTATCATGAAATGGCAGGCCTGCAAAAAGTTAAACCGCCTGTAGAAAGTGCTGCTGATATTGATGGAGCTATTAAAAAGCCATTAATTATTAAACAAGACACCAACGTATCATTAAAGCGTCAATAATATCAATTCTCTGCCA encodes the following:
- a CDS encoding glycosyltransferase produces the protein MTKPKVLHISTGLDRGGAEKVILDLSTYLMQNDFEVHVIGLTDKDKFKDAFEQQGITINTLNITKSPLSLIEGLSTARKFIKKHDIKLIHAHMTHALIFASLLKLLLPSINIVFTPHSFNIGSSLRFAIVRFLKPLRKADILFSAKMKRSCYKKQSYIIPNGIDTAKYDVSYPKNQRFTFVTIGRLERVKNHSALIECAAMLKGQFDFEIQLVGDGILREDLQKAALDKGVADILKFCGYQSNVAEICSRAHVFLLPSLWEGFPISLLEAGASGIPVLSTPVGSIPEVIGKEYGYLAEIIDFPVVMHEMYKNYQEALSKAELFRSVVQQKYDLKIIGKRHTNIYLQLIQGHALL
- a CDS encoding glycosyltransferase family 4 protein, with the protein product MEKHIYQLSKHQLHENDVTLLYNSGNKISAHDIRVLQSVNLSLIRPQFLGIIIFYIAATFKLLFRRQKYDVLHIHGDWSSLVFARMLKSITCAKAIVFSYHGQVTTGFAHTRLLPFFLRKVDLIFTTGYESAERIENLTKRKVIVQPSGINDLYFDPRDVTVNEKFTVITVAYLRKQKNIPLILDIAANLPGVDFNIAGEGEEQQHILNLIENNKLSNVKLLGAKSPQELTKIYRESHCFLLTSLAEGTPTSVLEAMACSLPIVASNAGGLKRVISNNINGYVIDSFDKELYMDAISKFKSDETFRLEVSKNNTILAQNYKWQQVASNITRKTAELLNDKA
- a CDS encoding glycosyltransferase family 4 protein, which encodes MLQKKLKVFIVVNVDWFFLSHRLPIALGAKEQGHDVTIIALDTGKGEEIKKHGLGFINAPISRSGTNAKGEAKLLFFLFKLYSRHKPDIIHHITLKPIIYGSLAARIAGIKNVVNAVSGLGYTFTNDRKGIVKPILDLMLKVSLKNKNLHFIFQNNDDLNVFKSKNILKDPGHIHIIKGSGVDLKQFNYSPESTNSPIIVLFLARMLYDKGLVEFIEAAKLLKDKYAVYTRFILAGEIDHDNPAGISEAALMDMLDHDYIHWVGFTNDVKSLIKASNIVVLPSYREGLPKSLIEACAIGRPIVTTDAPGCRECVIDKYNGYLVPVKDSVVLAEKIEMLIRSKDLRLMMGKNSRSYAEENFSIHKVVNDTINIYHEMAGLQKVKPPVESAADIDGAIKKPLIIKQDTNVSLKRQ